In Quercus robur chromosome 11, dhQueRobu3.1, whole genome shotgun sequence, the sequence aataatttccaaattttatatactttttaatgatgcacaaaattttataatgggtaaaatactattttggtccttaaactttacaaaaagtttttttttttggtccctaaactttaaaaagtttttttttcatccctaaactttttaaagagttttttcaatagattagagacaaaaatagggatgaaaaaagaacttttttaatagtttagagatgaaaaacaaactttcggtaaagtttaaggacatgtataaaatattttcaatagtttaaggacGAAAGATGaactttttaatagtttagggacaaaaatagaaattcttaaagtttagggatgaaaaacaaatttttgataaagtttagggatcaaaatagtattttacccaaatttaaattaaattacattttacttatttctattttaaaaaaaaatctatactactatttaaggggcttccccttTTTGGgatccccatttttttttttttggttcaaaaatgcccttacacccctatgtttaagtagagataaaattaaaggataatctggtaaaaatacaactctaactcccactaaaacattgcttATAAAATAAAGTCACTCACTAACCTGTTGatttttaaattgctttatccatttataaattaaacattgcctacaaaatagagtCACTCACTCTcctgttgattttcaaattactttttccatttataaattagattctcaatatatatatatatatatatatattatatactagTCTCATCACAAATGCTTCACGTGTGTgatgaggctcttttttttttttagtattataatATTTCATTCATTCCAATTTAAGGTTTACAtgttttctcattaatattacgaatttagaactactaatacAATCAAGAGTGTTATAAGGCTAACTCCAAAAAATGAACattgaaaaatcatatatagTCATTTTGAATCAACTTGAGTTGCATCCTTTTGCTTACATGGGAAGTTACAATAATTTCcatttcttctcattcttttacATCTATCGGTAACTTATTTTCTACAAAAACtctgaaaaaaattatagaaacaaGTTTTGGCTTATTTGGAATAACAGTTACTCGAGAAGAAAGCATTAGTGTATTACAATTTCTACCGGAAAAGTCACCAAAGcaagttcaaacttcaaaggtCAAATACCCCAAATGTTTCCCTTCTCTCGcgcttttatttttaaatcaaatatgtttttcttttttgttttaatacaaaatagaaattctattataacttaatctaagtgtatatatatatatatatatatatatatatatatgaagctCCCTTTTGGAAACTTGAATCCTGACCTTTGCCTCTTACactccacaagcatttatatttgttCCCGACCTTTATACTGATTTTAAAGAATCTAAACTTTGTTCCCAAAACAAGCATTTcgtttgaattgatttttttttttttttagaaaggtttgaattgaaattgataattaattttaattctattAGTTTGCAAATAGATTAACAAGATATTTAAAGTTTTCCCCGCACTCTTTCAGACTTTCACATCACGCCAATCCAATACCAAGTCAATCTAAAAGATAGAAGCTACAGCTAGACATTtagtaaaaatttacaatttacatgACAAATATATAGATCATTATTAATTGAAAACTTTTATGAGTGTTGGGTGTTtatttgcattttgtttttatttttattcatagaGAAACTGAAATTTAGTGGGAAAGTTGTAGTAACAGTAAATAGTCAATAGcatatagcaaaataattaCACAATGACTTAAAAAAGCTTCATGATGTTAACAAACATATACATAGAAGAAACCAAGGGATTGTTTATAATATCCTTAAAACTTCTGATACAATTTTATGGTTATTTGGAgtacatttatttaaaaaaagaaaaaagaaaaaagaaaaaaaaaagatagagagaaataCAAAGAGCTTTTGTAGTACTTATGGATTTGTTAATTGTTAGTGAGAAAACCAAATGATAGTAATTTATGAAACATAGAAATTGTAGTTATAATCAATGTTCCTCCTACGATCCCTACCTAATttttagggtccatttggttcgAGGGTTGGAAAAGTagaagaatagaaaaaattagttttctttCGCACGTGTGTTTAgttgaagaaataaaaaaaaaaaaatttgtttggttgaggaaaaaaagtagaagcataaaaaatagagtttgtataaatttctCTCATGCCCttattagataaaaaaatttgcacattatatttttattaaaaaattatatataggtGGAcacttcattaaaaataaaatatgagcacaagaacccaaaacaaatgaggaaaaatttatgaaaaaaagagaagtgacaaatgagaaaatagaaaagaacacacacaaaaataaataaataaataaataagtaacacaggaaaaaaaataataaaaaataaaaaaagaccgGTGCTTTTGGTTGaggaaaaatagaagaagaattgaagagaagaagaagagcagaAGAAGTAACAGAGGAGAggagaaaaaaacaagaatcCAATGAGAAAATGACAAAAGTCAAAACACACTTTAAACACTGGAGGGTGACATTTTAATCCAGAACAATCGTGTTTTTTTGTTCTGAGTTTCTCTTCACATTTCTCTTTATTTCGGAGAAATCAATTTTTGGCGGGCCTGGAGATTTAATAGTTGGGCCTCGCTATTTTCCCCCCTCTCCCCTTCCAACTAAATACTCCCacctattttctcttttcttttttccattttccttAAAATTCATTCAACCAAACATAGTTTGGGAAGATAAAATAGTCcacatattaattaaattaatagtaATTGATCTTAATATTCAGTATAAAACCAATAATTTGACcattatatactatattaatTAGCTGTTGTTCTACATTATTCCCTCTAcatatgttttaatttaaaaaaaaaaaaaaaaaccttattttgCAAGTTCTATTATCATTTTTAGTTAAAAGGCTCCCTACATATGACCATCAACTCTAGGTTTGTTACAGGCCTCACCTACCCTACTAttgcatttcaatttttttttttttttttttttgagaagagcatttcaattaattattctCCAACTGAAAAAAAGTCCAGGTCATAGGTCTCGTTGCTTTGGCAGCATTCTTTCACACCTATTTGCATGTTATTTCACACATATCCACAAATAATGTGAGAgttttcacatttttaaaaggtcCAACTTTCAAACACTTGCAACTTGCATGTGGatatttaaaataacaaataaataaataaattaaatcttGTATTATACGAATGTTTTTACAACTGaaacagtttataaaaataatctcttTTGTGTAAAATAGTACGTAAATGAGTGATAATCAAAATCGGAAGTCCACTATGACTGCTATCTCTTTTCCCCTTCATTAATTCTTCTGACGTTTGTGTTGTCTTTCATTGACAAACCACAACCCTTTGTGTTGTTTTTCCACAAACCCCAACTATTTGTGTTGTCTTTCCTTGACTAACCCCGACAACTCAATAACGCACTACAACAATTGTTGACTATTGCTTTCTTTCAACTTTAGTAGGCCCTCCTACTTATTTTTaacatattattaaatttttaaatatgtatttaatatatattcaaattaaaatatattatacagttattatttttttgttacatATAGCTTATCAGTAACATAAGGCAACTCAGCTGCTCTCTCTGTCTCTTGTGTTCTCCTCGTTTCTAATTATCCATGGCTTCAACAATTCCACTTGATACCTTGAAGACATCAACTGTTCATTCACCTACGATGAAAAGCGTCAAAGCACTAGCTGAATCAGCTAGCCTCTCCTCCCTCCCTTCAATTTACTCCTTCACCCATAATCCCCATGATGAAACAATAATATCCGATGATGCGGAAGATTCAGTCCCCATTATCGATGTCTCTCTTCTTGTGTCTGGTACTCCTGAAGAACGGTCCCAAGTCGTCCATCAACTCAACAAAGCCTGCTCAGACTGGGGCTGCTTCATGGTACAGTTTAATTATCTATTAAACTTTAGCTttctattaaattttgttatgtgtCGGTAGTGGATATGCATGGTACTAGTGGGATTAATTTGATGAGTCTTAATTAGGTGATTAATCATGGTGTGCCTGAGAGCCTCACAAAGGCAATGATAGAGTCGTTTCAAGAATTTTTCAACCTGCCAGAGGAGGAGAAGCAAGAGTTTCATGGAAACCATGTCATGGATCCAATCAGGTGTGGTACAGGCTTTAATCCTTCGATGGATAAAGTAAACTTATGGAGAGATTATCTCAAGTGCTTCACTTATCCTGAATTTCATTCACCCAACAAACCTGCTGGGTTCAGGTACGtacatttcttttcatttcagaCTTAACCTAGCTCctaaatcatatcatatatattatgaataaaaatcCTGCTCTAAAGTCCGTAGTTAAAGTTCTCGACCAAATTAACGATTGGACTGAAAAACAAGTCTTGGTCATAAGTCTCGTTGCTTTGGCAACTTTCTCTGCATGCGCTCTTTAAGACCAGGGTCTTACCTTTTAAGAGAACACGTGGATAAAAGTAGCCGGCAGTGTGAACTGGCAGGAGAAAAAGAGAGCACACGtgaataaaaatatagattttttcaaaattggtttAGTAAGGCACGTAAactaattttagaaaaatttgattgaaaattgaaaattttttcgaTTTCTAATAAagcttttttaaaaatgaatttggtaacatatatataaatatatatatatatatatatatatataaacttttataGGTTTGTCTACTAATGTAAACTTACACGCTGGTCCGTCTGACacataaaaaatgtataatatttttgcaaatgtgaataatattatacattttttatactcttttttataaatttataatgtaaatttacatagtataatgtaaactaaatttttttcataaaaatgagatgtaaaatagtaaatgtgtgaaaatcaaacccaatcCACTGTGAGTGATTTCTCTTTCATTATTCTTCTGTCCTTCTGGTTGTCTTTCCTTCCTCTAATAATCTCACCACCCCAAATATTGACTAACCAGAACAAGGTAACAACGTACTCCAACCACATATGTAGGCCCTAGCTCCGTCCATTAAATGTTCAGTAATAGCGTAGTGGTATGACCACATATGTAATAGGTAACAGGTCTTAGACCTATAACGCTATATGGTGTATGGTCGGGTTGACTGGATTCAAGTTCGATCCGGTCTTGTTAATTTGCACCATAAAGTTGTTGGGCAATTCTTAGGTATTCCTGAGGCAGTGCTCCAATTTTTTCACATAGAAGGTGAACCTTACTCCTTACATGTGAGACTCATCATAGTGACCACCCTCATAGGAGAGCCTAGAGCACTGCGCGCTCCAGAgctatctaattttttttttcccaaacttaTTGGATTAAACCGgattaatattttataactcTTATTCGGTCATAGAATAACTTTAGGTTTGATTACATTTTTAATCCTTAACATTTGCCTAAAAAATGGTCCATATTCTCTAAAATGTTTCATTTTATTCCTTAAATTTAAGTTTATGTCCAAAAGATCCCTAACATTTTGAAAGTGTATGATTAAAAGTTTGTGTCATGAAGCCACCATTAATGGCAATAACTAACGTGTAATTAAACCAAAACTTTTAACATACTTTCTAACctctttttcatatttctttcaatacaaataaaagaacaaaaaaaaaaaaaaaaacacacacacaaaaaataaatgctgCATAATATAGAAATCCATAAGTTAtagtttgataataaattataataatcaaCTAATTctacaaaatatgaaaagaaattGCGTATAcatgaaacataaaataaagttaGGTCAACTATAAACTAAATGTGCTTTTgtattatctttaatttttttttttaaagcttattaatttgtttatttgatgAAAGTTGTTAAAATTATAGTTATACTTTAAAAACATTGAGgcttttaaaaagttatacataTTCTAACAagctaaatattaaaagaaaaagaaaaaaaaaaaaaaaaaaaaaaaaaaaaaaaaaaaaaacaactaattcaaactcatactatatatatagatagatagtgGTAGAGTCAGGATTTCAGTTTagaaagataaaattaaaagacaaaattgaaagtaaaattaatttaaatattattgatagatgttaataacaaaatagataaaCAATTATATACTATTAATGCAAGTGTTGGGTATAGGTTCAACCAAACCGGGTTGggtcaaaatcaaatacaagtCAGAACTTGTCGAACTAAATCAAACATAGGACAAAACCCATACCCTGTTTTTTGGGTTAGGTTTGGGCAAGTTATGTGGTCCAAGTCCAATATTGCCAAGTCTAGAAACACGTGTCGAATTAAAAGAGAATCAGCGAAACACAtcaagaagatgaaaaaaaaaaaaaaaaaaaaaaaaggtttttggtttggtttgtgcAACTGGATTTGAACGGCAGTTAGACTAGTGACgtaataaatacataaataagtattaattatttagtaatataaataaataaaataaattgacattatttctcttttttgttgttctattttattttggaatatttcaaaatcttgtcattttcatctttattaaaaaataatttttattggtcTTAATATCTAAGCAAATTTATACAATACTTCAAGAACTAAAATGAATATAGTAAAAAGAATTAAGTATCTAAAAAATCAGCATACAGATTAGTAATCACAACAATAAGCAAGGTATTAATTtcatttgttaaaataaaaattttaaaaagtcaatttgaatactaatttaaattttaaaaaatcaaaaagagtGGGACTACGGTAACTAAAAGAACCACTGAAAAATCATACACACTCCAGCAATAGCTTTTCATGACTTCGCAACACAAAATATAAGAGTGAGTATGTAATTTTTTCAGTGCTCTCTGACTCAAGTTTATGACTTCAAAACTTCTACAACCTAGAGCACTAGCATTAAAtgtgttaaatgctaaatttttagcatttagcacatcAAACCCCAAAATTCATGTTCTATGAGATTTGCCAaatccctctttttttttttttttttttttttttttttttttttttaaattttaaacatgcTATAATACCCTGTAacaagttgaatttttttatatattccactcttctctctcctctctctcgtGTCAagctctcttctctctcttttctctccttttAGTCTTCTCTCTCAGCcatcacatttttattattttcatatgtatttatattattttaataaattgtgtGTTAAATTAAAAGGTGTGACATGGAGTATATTATTAAAtggtgtgttaaaataaataaaataagtttctgatgtgtcaaaataatttttaaaacatttgatACTAATACTCTAATGCTTTGTTTTAGAGATTGAACTTCTAATCATGAACCCAAGACAATAACGTTTCCCCATATGAACAAAGAGGCCCAGTGTATTAATTCTGATAAAATTCTTATTCGATTAAAACTTTCAATATATCAAGAATCATGTCATGGGCCATATGCAATTCATAATGAAtggtttatttatgtttttgttaacACAGTGAGATTGCATTGGAGTTCAGCAAAAAAAATCGGGAAGTAGTAACAGTATTACTAAAAGCTATATCAAAGAGCTTGGGTCTAGAAGAGAGCTACATAGACAAGGCCACCAATATCGAGTTGGGTTTACAAATTCTTGCTGCTAACTATTATCCAGCTTGTCCAGAGCCAGATAGAGCAATTGGCATCCCCTCTCACACGGACCACGGTCTGTTAACCCTTTTAGTGGATAATGGAATCTCTGGACTTCAAATACTGCATAAAGAAAAATGGATCAATGTCAATCTCCTACCCAATGCACTCTTTGTTCACATTGCTGATCACTTGGAGGTACATTCTATCTTGCATCTTGAActccatttttattattgtctCCATGTATTATTCATCTCCGCATTATCTTTCTcactttccttcttttttctttttttttggataagctaCTATGCCAACTAAAGTAAACTAGAAAGGTCGGTCTGATACAATTTTAGGTTTAAGGTGATAAAACATTTAtcattcaaataaatttttgttatattttgtttattgctaataaaaaatttaacaataaaattaatcGCAATAGCCTTAACGTTTAATAAGTGAAGATGGATTCACttataatcaaattaataaaagagtTTCTCAGATCAATTTTATATAAGTCCATTATCTAtacacacaaaattaaaaagagggTAGGTGATTGTAACAATGAAGCGGATATACAAATGTGAGTtgattttacttcttttttccttatgtgtgtttaattatataaatttttatttaaataccaATGTCTTTAATTATTTCACTTATCACATCATTGTCTTTAATTATTTCACTTATCATGCTCTTTGCATTCAAGCCTAATGAATATTTAActaaatgaataattttatgaattaatcaaaattttctgaaCATATATAATGTTTCCCTGCAAGATTTTGAGCAACGGCAAGTGCAAGAGTATTGAACACCGGGCACTTGTAAATGACAAAGCTACAAGGATGTCCATAGCTTTGCCACATGGACCATCACTAGACACAGTTATTAGGCCAGCACCAGAGTTAGTTGACAAGGGAAGTCATCCACCTGCATATGTTGAAATGACGTATAGGGAATTTTTGGAATTGCAGCAAACTGGCAGGCTGAGATCTAAATTTGGATAGTGAACAAAGCAAAATAGTCTGAGCTAGTTGATTGGTTTACAAAGCCAATTTCGCAATTTAGtgtttgataataataataaataaactgcCATGttgttttcatatatatatatatatatatataataaataaactgccattttttttttttttttgggagaaggaTGTTTTTCTCATGTTTGTTGAATTTAATATTTGGTAATAAATGTTGTTGCAATATATTCTACATTTACTATgtaataaatttcatatttacacatatattccttttttttttctttaaaaacctccatacttttttttttttttagaaataattaaaatatgttgttaatCCCACAGGTCGAAACCTTTCCTTCCTAAATCCCCAAGAACTTTGTGCATAAGAAGGTGTCAATTCAACTGCAGGGCCCTTGACTTGAAACCTCATATACATACTTCCTATAAATGTATTTATCTATGATACCTAATATTAGCCTCTTTTTTCCAACAATATAGACCGGATAATAttgatattacaaattttactacattatttttataaactttttgttAGCTTTTAACTACATGAAAACAGTCTATTGGCAAGGGTCAAACTCCCTTAAAAATATCTCAAATGTCATTACAAAATGTTATTAGTGAGGGTATATGACCATCAAAGGTCATCGTATTTGCTCTTATTTCAAAAAGGATTTTGCAACTATACCATTGCTAATAGTTAATTTATAAGGGCAATTTACTGTCTTTACTAAACAAATCTACCATCACAAATATATTACCAAACTACAAGAAAAGTCGATGACTTATTTTTATCAAGAGGATGTAGTTATCGTAAACAACCATTTGTAAGGGCCTTTATGATCTTGCAATTAggttttttacaaattttaaattgaggACTTAATTTTTAGCAGCAAATAATGGTATTCTTGAAATCATTTGGCCCTTGAAAATAATTATTGGCAACTTATTAGGAACAATAGTGACAACAATAAGGTGTCACACAAAACATTTTTGTGAGGGGTTAAGTGACTCGCTATTTTTCAGATTGCAAGGGATGCTGTTATCACTATGAAGTTAATTATTTACGACCAAATTTTTACGTCAATGGTGATGATATTTCAAATaagttttgtaatatattattctttatttattttatatcatatttggtatatgtttttatataaaacaaCTGAGCTATTACGATAGTACaataattatttatcaaaagatGAAATCTCATATGAGTTCATAATATCAACTATTGAGTATACAAAATGGTAAAGAGAGAACAAGATGTCCATAGCCATGCCACATTGACCATCACTAGACACAATTATAAGGCCAGCACCAGAGTTTGTTGACAATAAAGCCTTCATATGTTGAAATAACGTACAAGGATTTTCTGGAATTGCAACAAAGGCTGCGTTTGGTTCGTGTAAAAGTATTTCCgaaaaatagatattttctggaaatgctattttctagaaagaaaatattttcatgtgtttggttgcatttcaaaaaatgtttcagaaaatattttctgatgtttggttgtgttcttgaaaataccttagaaaacacattttatacttgttgctcacattttctcacattttctcggTTACCAAACGAATACATAATATCATTCATTcctcaaaacacaaacaaaacccagaaaaaaatcatcaaatccggACAAACGAAGGCAAGATCGTGATCGGTGAGGCGCAATCGCGATCTGCGATCTCGATCGCCGATCACGATCGGAGTCGAGATCGCGATCTATCGCGATTGGCGAGATCGCAATCGACGTGTCTGGatcgttctctctctctctctctctcgctgcGTTTGTTCGCCTCTTGTGTTTTGTTGCGTTTTGGCTGagtgtgtttctctcttttgcgCATGCTACGGAATTCGTTTGAAGGTAAAACAAGTatgtaaaatgatttccgggtcaacaagtgtaaattttggtcaaacggaaatgattttccggaaaatctaTTTTCCGTTGCTGCCAAACGCATGAGTTTTACGGAAAATCATTTCCAGAAATGATTTTCAGTCGATTCAAACACAGCCAAAGTGGCAAACTTAGTTATAAATTCCAGTTAGATTTTGAACAAATTAGCAAAGGAGCCTGTACTCGTTGATTGCTTTAACGTAACTGGTCTCCGAATTAAGTGTTTGATAATAAAAGTTCGGCTAAAATTTACTTCCACTTTCAAAAACCGGTTTGAATATGTACTttgataataatgataattaatAGGATGATAATGTTCTCATATATGGGTTTGGTTTACCTCCAGTAATTTCAGTCTTCTAACTTTGTTTCATTTATTctagtcctctaagtttcagatttattcaattaaggctgTTAGGttcattctttttttggtgattgACATATCCTataacaaaacacactttatttgtatttgggtaaatctaagtaggttcaagatgatcattacaagtggttgcATTGAAAACGTGAAGAATACTCAAGAAAAGCTGAATCCGCAGGTCTTGATACTTGTCAATATATCAAGATTTAATAAAGCTCGATACTTCTCGATCTATCAAGGTACAGGAATTTTGATATAGCCTGCTACAGTTTATTCTAATAGGCtattttgtttatgggtttgtgtaaacctaatAGAACTAGGAGAGCAAACCTtattggaataggagagcccattcaAAAGGCCTATAAAAATCCTATTTAAATAAGGAGGAGGataaagaaaaccctaaccctaaaaagctttataagtttttctttttgaaaccctagcctcctcctaTAGAAGAAAGATATATTACTGCATTTCTTGTACGTCTTTGGGTTCTGTAACTAAGCAAAGTCTCtagcaccaacattgaagatcttattggtgtttatATGTGAAGCTGTTGCAAATTagctacaacaatcaaagggttgctgaTGAGTTAGTTATGTACTAACCAGGATCCGTGCAAAGGAAGAAGTCTTCTATAAGATCGTGTCCAATTGGAGATTGGAGCAAAAGtttaactgtaagttggtattttgggataaatctggtagtggtaagattccttatacttgtaactgcttgttcttgattaatggattcttgggagtggtgatctGAAATTCACTCGGTGGAGTTTTTTGGTGAAGGActgaaattaaaagttaaaggactgaaatgaatgaaagcAAAGTTAGAtaactaaaatgaattttggtgaagcctaatatttatttttaaagttatttagattaaaaaaatcatttaaaatttatttgattttttttttttttagttttctctttaatttatcttccttctcactctcaagtctcatctctctttctctctctctctctcttccttgaACCTATTCAATGTTGTGGCTCCACCTCATCCTTCATTTGAATTTATAACCCGATGAAAAGATTCCAAAAAATTCCATCAAAGAAATTTCACATTTCTCATTCTGACCCCTCTCTATGTCTCCTTGATTgctaaggagaaaaaaaaattacaggtTCAAAGCAATAACCTTCAACATTTCACGGGGATTAATGGAGATGATCACAAAGGTTATAATCTATATGAGTGATCTTACTTTATTagtaaaagaatgaaaaggaaaattaaaaattaaaaaaaaaaaaagaaaaagaaaaagaaaaaaggctaCAAGAAATTTGGTCTTTAGCGACGACATATAGTTGTCGCTAATGCTTTACATATCATCACTAATTATATTGGAGATGAAAAATGTTGTCGCTAACTTTCATTAAATGAAAATGttaacaaaaaagttttttagtaACAATATTAATGTTGTCGCTAATACAATACTATTAATGACGACAAAGTCATCGCTAATAGTAACAATTGTCGTCATAAATAACTCAGGAACCCAAGACGAAATGTCGTTGCTACTAGCTCATTAgtagtgacaaatttttttgtcttcgcTAATAGATTATTATTAACGATAACATTTTAGTTGTCGCTAATATGTCATTACTAGTGACGACACCTGCTGTCATCACAGATAA encodes:
- the LOC126707355 gene encoding 2-oxoglutarate-dependent dioxygenase 19-like, whose protein sequence is MASTIPLDTLKTSTVHSPTMKSVKALAESASLSSLPSIYSFTHNPHDETIISDDAEDSVPIIDVSLLVSGTPEERSQVVHQLNKACSDWGCFMVINHGVPESLTKAMIESFQEFFNLPEEEKQEFHGNHVMDPIRCGTGFNPSMDKVNLWRDYLKCFTYPEFHSPNKPAGFSEIALEFSKKNREVVTVLLKAISKSLGLEESYIDKATNIELGLQILAANYYPACPEPDRAIGIPSHTDHGLLTLLVDNGISGLQILHKEKWINVNLLPNALFVHIADHLEILSNGKCKSIEHRALVNDKATRMSIALPHGPSLDTVIRPAPELVDKGSHPPAYVEMTYREFLELQQTGRLRSKFG